From Anomalospiza imberbis isolate Cuckoo-Finch-1a 21T00152 chromosome 14, ASM3175350v1, whole genome shotgun sequence, a single genomic window includes:
- the F9 gene encoding coagulation factor IX, whose translation MANVPLILSICLLGACLAAENTVFIGSKEASSVLQRQRRANSNRLEEVIPGNLERECIEEKCSYEEAREVFENEEKTMQFWQTYVDGDQCNPNPCKNGAVCKDEINSYVCWCPAGYEGKNCEIDFTCAIKNGGCKHFCSHQPPQKVVCSCAAGYKLHEDGKSCEPTVPYPCGRITAPEAKRKLTRSMNTFEHWNITGDDSDDGPGEVQDNATESSTAASTRITPVLRTGTRVVGGSDSMKGEVPWQVLLVNSEGLGFCGASIINEKWVVTAAHCLKPGYTHNLTAVAGEHDVRSDDHTEQLRKVVTLLPHPTYNASINEYHNDIALLELDRPLTFNSYVTPICLGSREFTNALLRQGVGTVSGWGKVLFRGRKATTLQVLKVPFVDRPTCLKSTSTTILQNMFCAGFPSGGRDTCEGDSGGPYTTEIEGTWFLTGITSWGEECALPGKYGIYTRVSKYVKWIKQTTRLP comes from the exons ATGGCAAATGTCCCCCTCATACTCTCCATATGTCTTCTGGGAGCTTGTCTTGCTGCTGAAAATACAG TGTTCATTGGGAGCAAAGAGGCGAGCTCGGTGCTGCAGAGGCAAAGGCGAGCCAACTCCAACAGGCTGGAGGAGGTCATTCCTGGGAACCTCGAGAGGGAGTGCATAGAAGAAAAGTGCAGCTACGAGGAAGCCCGAGAAGTGtttgaaaatgaagagaaaacg atGCAGTTTTGGCAAACATACGTTG ATGGGGATCAGTGCAACCCCAACCCATGCAAGAATGGAGCCGTTTGCAAGGATGAAATCAATTCCTACGTGTGCTGGTGCCCGGCTGGCTACGAAGGCAAGAACTGTGAGATAG acTTCACGTGTGCTATTAAAAATGGAGGCTGCAAGCACTTTTGCAGTCATCAGCCCCCACAGAAGGTTGtgtgctcctgtgctgctggctATAAACTGCATGAAGATGGAAAGTCCTGTGAACCTACag TGCCATATCCCTGCGGGAGGATCACGGCTCCTGAGGCCAAGAGGAAGCTCACCCGGTCCATGAACACCTTTGAGCACTGGAACATCACGGGTGATGACTCTGACGATGGCCCTGGGGAGGTGCAGGACAACGCCACggaaagcagcactgctgccagcaccaggatCACACCTGTGCTCAGGACAGGCACGCGCGTTGTCGGCGGCTCCGACAGCATGAAGGGAGAGGTGCCCTGGCAG GTTCTGCTGGTGAACAGCGAAGGCTTGGGCTTCTGCGGCGCATCCATCATCAACGAGAAGTGGGTGGTGACAGCAGCACACTGCCTGAAGCCGGGCTACACCCACAACCTCACTGCTGTGGCAG GTGAACACGACGTCAGGAGCGACGACCACACGGAGCAGCTGCGCAAGGTGGTGACGCTGCTGCCCCACCCCACGTACAACGCCTCCATCAACGAGTACCACAACGACATCGCCCTCCTGGAGCTGGACCGGCCGCTCACCTTCAACAGCTACGTCACCCCCATCTGCCTGGGCAGCCGCGAGTTCACCAACGCGCTGCTGAGGCAGGGCGTGGGCACGGTCAGCGGCTGGGGCAAGGTGCTGTTCCGCGGCCGCAAGGCCACCACCCTGCAGGTCCTCAAGGTGCCCTTTGTGGACCGGCCCACCTGCCTCAAGAGCACCTCCACCACCATCCTGCAGAACATGTTCTGTGCAGGCTTCCCGTCcgggggcagggacacctgcgagggggacagcggggggcCCTACACCACGGAGATCGAGGGCACCTGGTTTCTCACGGGGATCACCAGCTGGGGAGAGGAGTGTGCCCTGCCAGGCAAATACGGCATCTACACCAGGGTCTCCAAGTACGTGAAGTGGATCAAGCAAACCACGAGGCTCCCCTGA